In a genomic window of Styela clava chromosome 11, kaStyClav1.hap1.2, whole genome shotgun sequence:
- the LOC120348074 gene encoding chondroitin sulfate synthase 1-like, whose product MGKFSRNVETLVYRFIISLVVGFFAGSYLITHSDSHAANQKLRQISCISKLFPVASPKSPYVDEDKTKKTELNVTRGVLYIGIMSTARNRNSRVVAIMNTWAKNQNIKLEIFSDNNGTIGKGSGRTTTLKNGANIIQLPGVPDNSYPPQKKSFSMLKFIHDNYLEKFDWFLRADDDTYLKVDKLIKLVSRIDPNKPFVVGRAGYGKHAEDYLKPGENYCMGGTGVFLSREMLRRIGPNLSACLKEMYTKHEDVELGRCIRKITGMKCTESWETTHLFYQNYDSSGTYGSNIDKINPRKRASAATFHSNKDPKYQYKLHIDVLSDKLNQYLTKISNSEQEINSMSLLLIGRNFDIKGWNSHYGCKWDYMSRHSLYSSAWPSGGGVLTASKLTAVNNVFETLPELRNKFGLLMTAHIHEITVLHSRYIANPLTSFDMISTLKVIVSIHKKKITMYMNNIHYRRTFANLATFFKEQIPLDIQNLRFKISDKNRLIMNPISPLSERVNFIMALSGRPQNLVRFLQNYKDVFLSKDERVSLTVVYFPEIFHTNYNRTEGPVNMDDKTAPMMDETSEFVLQNLKHAGKEFPGAEFNFIKVTGGLAFSRGAGLQIGAKRMQHDDTNDELLFFCDVDLLFSRGILNHIRRSTIRGKQVYYPTFFSQYDPNIVYANQKPPKSHFFIEEIAGFWRTFSYGMVSIYKTDFEKTGGFDLSIEGWGLEDLRFCTAVIEKAGFAVFKSNEPSMIHVYHDKNCPEELSKKQYQDCLNSRAQHYGPKSYLYNVWQGKLEHEEGEYDHNVNIISKGEVQQAKNPSSKFES is encoded by the exons ATGGGAAAGTTCAGTCGAAATGTGGAAACACTCGTTTATAG ATTCATCATCAGTTTAGTGGTGGGATTCTTTGCTGGCTCGTATTTAATAACTCATTCGGACAGTCATGCTGCCAATCAAAAGCTCCGTCAGATATCATGCATCAGCAAATTATTCCCAGTTGCCTCGCCAAAATCACCTTATGTGGATGAAGATAAAACGAAAAAGACGGAATTAAATGTCACGCGAGGAGTGCTGTACATTG GTATAATGTCAACAGCAAGAAACCGTAATTCTAGGGTTGTTGCAATCATGAACACGTGGGCAAAAAATCAGAATATAAAATTGGAGATTTTTTCGGACAACAACGGTACAATCGGTAAAGGTTCTGGGCGAACCACGACATTAAAGAATGGGGCTAATATTATTCAGCTTCCCGGAGTACCCGACAACTCGTATCCACCCCAGAAGAAAAGTTTTTCAATGTTGAAATTTATTCATGACAATTATTTAGAAAA GTTTGATTGGTTTTTACGAGCTGATGATGACACGTACCTAAAAGTTGACAAACTGATAAAATTAGTTTCTCGTATTGATCCTAATAAGCCCTTTGTTGTGGGAAGAGCAGGGTATGGAAAACATGCAGAAGACTATTTGAAGCCAGGAGAAAATTATTGCATG GGTGGTACCGGCGTATTTCTATCACGGGAAATGTTGAGAAGAATCGGTCCCAATCTATCAGCCTGTCTGAAGGAAATGTACACAAAACATGAAGATGTGGAATTAGGACGATGTATACGAAAAATCACTGGCATGAAATGCACAGAATCATGGGAGACAACTCacttattttatcaaaattatgatAGCAGTGGCACGTACGGTTCAAATATTGACAAGATTAATCCTAGGAAAAGAG CTTCTGCAGCTACATTCCATTCAAACAAGGATCCCAAATATCAATACAAACTTCACATTGATGTATTAAGTGACAAATTGAACCAGTATTTGACAAAGATAAGCAATTCTGAGCAAGAAATAAATAGCATGTCATTGCTACTGATCGGCAGAAATTTTGACATTAAG GGTTGGAACTCACACTATGGGTGCAAATGGGATTACATGTCACGACACAGTTTGTATTCAAGTGCTTGGCCATCTGGCGGGGGAGTTCTCACTGCTTCAAAACTGACTGCTGTAAATAATGTATTCGAGACTTTACCGGAGCTAAGAAACAAATTTGGGTTGCTAATGACTGCACACATTCACGAAATTACCGTACTGCACTCACGGTATATTGCGAACCCTCTGACATCATTTGATATGATATCTACCCTTAAGGTAATCGTGTCGATCCACAAGAAGAAAATTACAATGTATATGAATAATATTCATTACCGGAGAACTTTTGCTAACCTGGCGACGTTTTTTAAGGAACAAATCCCCCTCGATATTCAAAATCTAAGATTTAAAATATCAGATAAAAATCGCTTGATTATGAATCCCATATCTCCGTTGTCGGAACGCGTAAACTTCATTATGGCTCTGAGTGGCCGTCCACAAAATCTAGTTCGTTTCTTACAAAATTATAAAGATGTTTTCTTGTCAAAAGATGAGCGTGTTAGTCTAACAGTTGTTTATTTCCCAGAAATCTTCCATACAAATTATAATCGTACAGAAGGACCAGTAAATATGGACGATAAAACGGCCCCGATGATGGACGAAACATCAGAATTCGTACTACAAAATCTGAAGCATGCTGGAAAAGAATTTCCAGGAGCtgaattcaatttcataaaagtTACTGGTGGCCTTGCATTTTCAAGAGGAGCTGGATTGCAAATTGGAGCCAAAAGGATGCAACACGACGATACAAACGATGAACTTCTTTTCTTTTGTGACGTGGATTTGCTTTTTTCACGAGGAATATTAAATCATATTCGTCGAAGTACAATTCGGGGAAAGCAGGTTTACTACCCCACATTTTTTAGCCAATATGATCCCAATATAGTTTACGCAAATCAAAAACCCCCGAAGTCACATTTTTTCATTGAGGAAATTGCTGGATTCTGGAGAACTTTCAGTTACGGCATGGTGTCAATCTACAAAACTGATTTTGAAAAAACAGGAGGATTTGATCTTTCAATAGAAGGATGGGGATTAGAAGACCTGAGATTT TGCACCGCAGTCATTGAAAAAGCTGGATTTGCAGTATTCAAGAGCAATGAACCTTCTATGATCCATGTGTATCACGACAAAAACTGCCCTGAAGAACTTAGCAAAAAGCAATACCAGGATTGTCTGAATTCACGTGCACAACATTATGGACCTAAAAGTTATTTGTATAATGTGTGGCAAGGCAAATTGGAACACGAAGAAGGCGAATACGACCATaatgtaaatattatttcaaaaggaGAAGTTCAACAAGCAAAAAATCCTAGCAGCAAATTtgaatcataa